In Cervus elaphus chromosome 5, mCerEla1.1, whole genome shotgun sequence, the following proteins share a genomic window:
- the BIRC5 gene encoding baculoviral IAP repeat-containing protein 5, giving the protein MGAQSLPPAWQLYLKDHRVSTFKNWPFLEGCACTPERMAAAGFIHCPTENEPDLAQCFFCFKELEGWEPDDDPIEEHKKHSSGCAFLSVKKQFEELTLSEFLKLDKERTKNKIAKETNSKQKEFEETAKKVRCAIEQLAALE; this is encoded by the exons ATGGGTGCCCAGTCGTTGCCCCCAGCCTGGCAGCTCTACCTCAAGGACCACCGCGTCTCCACGTTTAAGAACTGGCCCTTCTTAGAGGGCTGCGCTTGCACCCCGGAGCGG ATGGCCGCGGCAGGCTTCATCCACTGCCCCACTGAGAACGAGCCCGACTTGGCTCAGTGTTTCTTCTGCTTCAAGGAGTTGGAAGGCTGGGAACCAGATGACGACCCTAT AGAAGAACATAAAAAGCATTCATCTGGTTGTGCTTTCCTTTCTGTCAAGAAGCAGTTTGAAGAATTAACCCTCAGTGAATTTTTGAAACTGGATAAAGAAAGAACCAAGAACAAAATC GCAAAGGAGACCAACAGTAAGcagaaagaatttgaagaaaCTGCAAAGAAGGTCCGCTGTGCCATTGAGCAGCTGGCGGCCTTGGAGTGA